A single region of the Leptolyngbya subtilissima AS-A7 genome encodes:
- a CDS encoding CCA tRNA nucleotidyltransferase, with translation MASEKSALSPKTWPFSVSLLPQQAYLVGGSVRDALLHRQADYLDLDFVLPERAIATAKSIAQHYSAGFVVLDTEHQIARVVFPHATVDFAQQVGPTIYSDLHRRDFTINAIAYSPHSETLLDPLDGCADLARKTLCMVAAENLKDDPLRLLRAYRQAAQLGFSLDPTTQQTIRGLAPALGRMAAERVRGELDCLLSQPEGSVLLGLAWQDGLLQAWLPEVDRLHLDRLATIDQLAAQYHERWPDFSYLLHSWVKEQTTPGLHRSWLKAVKLSQLLPPDLTSAETTLAKLKYSRAEQQAVLSILRGWQYLHQHQSDTLLLPGQQYQLFKTAGAGFGGVALLSLAYGMPEALILPLVERYLTPNDPVAHPQPLVTGKDLVQGLALKPGPKIGELLEAVHLAQAEGLVSSREEALEWVKRQL, from the coding sequence ATGCCCTGCTGCATCGCCAGGCCGACTATTTAGACCTCGACTTTGTGCTGCCTGAGCGGGCGATCGCCACCGCGAAGTCCATTGCCCAGCACTACAGCGCCGGTTTTGTGGTGCTCGACACTGAGCACCAGATTGCGCGGGTGGTGTTTCCCCATGCCACGGTTGACTTTGCCCAACAGGTGGGGCCAACGATTTACTCCGACCTGCATCGGCGCGACTTTACGATCAATGCGATCGCCTACAGTCCCCATAGCGAAACCCTGCTTGACCCCCTAGATGGCTGCGCCGATCTGGCCCGCAAAACCCTCTGCATGGTCGCTGCTGAAAACCTTAAAGACGATCCCCTGCGGCTGCTACGGGCCTACCGCCAGGCCGCTCAGCTAGGCTTTAGCCTCGATCCCACAACTCAGCAAACCATTCGCGGGCTGGCCCCGGCACTGGGGCGCATGGCGGCTGAGCGAGTGCGCGGCGAGCTAGACTGCCTGCTCAGTCAACCCGAGGGGTCTGTCCTGCTGGGTCTGGCCTGGCAGGACGGCCTACTGCAAGCCTGGCTGCCCGAGGTCGATCGCCTCCATCTGGACCGCCTGGCCACCATCGATCAACTGGCTGCCCAGTACCACGAGCGCTGGCCCGATTTTTCGTACCTGCTGCACAGCTGGGTCAAGGAACAGACCACCCCCGGCCTGCACCGCAGCTGGCTAAAGGCGGTCAAGCTCAGTCAGCTGCTGCCCCCTGACCTGACCAGTGCCGAGACGACCCTGGCAAAACTCAAATACAGCCGCGCCGAGCAGCAGGCGGTGCTAAGCATTCTTAGGGGCTGGCAGTACCTACATCAGCACCAGAGCGATACCCTCCTACTTCCTGGCCAGCAATATCAGTTATTCAAAACTGCCGGGGCGGGCTTTGGCGGCGTTGCCCTGCTGAGTCTGGCTTACGGCATGCCCGAGGCCTTGATTTTGCCGCTGGTGGAGCGATACCTCACTCCCAACGACCCCGTTGCTCATCCCCAACCTCTAGTTACAGGCAAAGACCTGGTGCAAGGACTTGCCCTCAAACCAGGTCCTAAAATTGGTGAACTGCTAGAGGCGGTTCATCTTGCCCAGGCTGAGGGGCTAGTGAGCAGCCGCGAAGAGGCCCTAGAGTGGGTCAAGCGGCAGCTCTAG
- the queF gene encoding preQ(1) synthase, with the protein MTIASTSTPQYGDRAILQANVDPLEKWPNPSENVYVIHLEHPEFTALCPRSGYPDFGTIVVDYCPGPWVVELKAFKLYINSFRDQRISHENAANQIADRLWNELQPQGLRVIGDYTRRGGVKTVITVKKGSCEEFGPYTPNML; encoded by the coding sequence ATGACTATTGCTTCAACTTCGACCCCTCAATACGGCGATCGCGCCATTCTTCAAGCCAACGTAGACCCGCTGGAGAAATGGCCCAACCCCTCGGAGAATGTTTATGTCATTCACCTAGAGCACCCAGAATTTACGGCGCTGTGCCCACGATCGGGCTACCCAGACTTTGGCACCATTGTGGTGGACTATTGCCCAGGGCCTTGGGTGGTGGAGCTAAAGGCGTTTAAGCTCTATATCAACAGCTTTCGCGATCAGCGCATCAGCCACGAAAACGCAGCCAACCAGATCGCCGATCGCCTGTGGAATGAGCTACAGCCCCAAGGGTTGCGGGTGATTGGCGACTACACCCGTCGCGGCGGCGTAAAGACAGTGATTACGGTCAAAAAGGGCAGCTGTGAGGAATTTGGGCCTTATACCCCCAATATGCTCTAA